GCAGAAAACCATCCGCTGACGACGGGTGCTACACTGACTGGAATTACACTCAATTCATATCGTCATGCCGGCAGATCCAAAGAACCTAATCGAACCCAGTACTGATGCAGTGGCTCGGTTTAGGCTGATAGATCCGCCAGCTGGGTTTGTTGACGATCCCTATCCCTGGTACGCACAGCTGCGACGCGACAGCCCGGTTCATCGGTTAAGTGAGCGGTCTTATTTTCTGTCTCGCTACGATGACGTGATGGCCGCCTATCGCGACCCACGTACCAGCTCGGACAAGAAAGCCGAGTTCACGCCCAAATTTGGCGACAGTCCTCTGCTCGAACACCACACCACGAGCTTGGTCTTCAACGATCCACCTCTGCATACCCGCGTACGCCGGCTGATCATGGGCGCATTGAATCAGAGAGCCATCAAGAAAATGGAACAGGGTCTGATTCAGCTGATCGACGAACTGCTCGACGACATTGAGGACCAGAATTCGGCAGACATGATCGGCGATTTCTCAGCTCGGATTCCCATCGAGGTGATCGGCAACCTTCTAGATATGCCACGTGATGAACGGGCGCCACTTCGGGGCTGGTCGCTGGCGATTCTGTCCGCGCTCGAACCGGGTCCGGAACCACAGGTTTTGGAAACCGGCAACCAGGCGGTAATCGATTTCACAGACTATCTAAGTCGGCTGGTCCACGACCGACGGCAGACTCCGGGAGATC
The genomic region above belongs to Gammaproteobacteria bacterium and contains:
- a CDS encoding cytochrome P450 is translated as MARFRLIDPPAGFVDDPYPWYAQLRRDSPVHRLSERSYFLSRYDDVMAAYRDPRTSSDKKAEFTPKFGDSPLLEHHTTSLVFNDPPLHTRVRRLIMGALNQRAIKKMEQGLIQLIDELLDDIEDQNSADMIGDFSARIPIEVIGNLLDMPRDERAPLRGWSLAILSALEPGPEPQVLETGNQAVIDFTDYLSRLVHDRRQTPGDPAVDVLTRLIQGEKDGEKLTEAELLHNCIFLLNAGHETTTNLIGNGLHALISHRDQLERLAAEPALADCAVEELLRFESPLQLNNRLTTEPMTIGETTIPAGTFLTLGIGAANRDPDQFEQPEHLDIGRSPNNHVAFGQGRHACSGMNVARLEGRIAFSALARRFPSIDLSGKPERDPRIRFRGFRRLPVVMN